A single genomic interval of Spirosoma linguale DSM 74 harbors:
- a CDS encoding imidazoleglycerol phosphate synthase, cyclase subunit (TIGRFAM: imidazoleglycerol phosphate synthase, cyclase subunit~PFAM: histidine biosynthesis protein~KEGG: ccv:CCV52592_1117 imidazole glycerol phosphate synthase subunit HisF) — MLTKRIIPCLDIKDGRTVKGTNFVNLRDAGDPVALAAVYAEQGADELVFLDITATVDERKTLIELVRNVAHTINIPFTVGGGISSVADVSALLNAGADKISINSSAVRNPDLINELALEFGSQCVVVAIDTRFVNGEHIVHTHGGRKPTELRTIAWARELEERGAGEILLTSMDTDGTKAGFALELTAQISGAANIPVIASGGAGTMDHFVDVFTTGKADAGLAASIFHFKEIEIPDLKGYLREKGIEMRI; from the coding sequence ATGCTGACAAAACGAATCATTCCCTGCCTCGATATAAAAGACGGTCGAACGGTAAAAGGCACCAACTTTGTCAACCTCCGCGATGCGGGCGACCCGGTTGCTCTGGCTGCCGTTTACGCCGAACAGGGTGCCGACGAACTGGTATTTCTGGATATTACGGCCACCGTCGATGAGCGGAAAACGCTTATTGAACTCGTACGCAACGTAGCCCACACAATTAATATACCTTTTACCGTTGGGGGTGGTATCTCGTCCGTTGCCGATGTTTCTGCACTGCTCAATGCCGGAGCGGATAAGATTTCCATCAATTCGTCGGCCGTTCGTAATCCGGATCTGATCAACGAACTCGCTTTGGAATTTGGCAGTCAGTGCGTTGTTGTGGCTATTGACACACGCTTTGTAAACGGCGAACACATCGTTCACACGCATGGCGGACGTAAGCCTACGGAGCTTCGCACGATTGCCTGGGCCAGAGAGCTGGAAGAGAGGGGAGCAGGTGAAATTCTGCTAACGTCAATGGATACCGACGGTACCAAAGCTGGTTTTGCCCTTGAGCTAACGGCCCAAATTTCGGGAGCAGCGAACATTCCCGTCATAGCCTCGGGCGGAGCGGGCACTATGGATCACTTCGTCGACGTGTTCACCACCGGCAAAGCTGATGCCGGACTAGCCGCCAGCATTTTTCACTTCAAAGAAATTGAGATTCCCGATCTGAAAGGGTATTTACGGGAAAAAGGAATCGAAATGCGGATTTGA
- a CDS encoding GCN5-related N-acetyltransferase (PFAM: GCN5-related N-acetyltransferase~KEGG: aha:AHA_0772 acetyltransferase): MSDYTISDDKAKLNLEVIHQFLSQEAYWCKNIPIDIVKRSIDNSLCFGVYLGDSQVGFARVITDQATFGYLADVFILPEHRGKGLSKELVAFIMAYPPLQGLRRLMLVTFDAHGLYEQFGFKPIDMPENTMSIKAFTAY, from the coding sequence ATGAGCGATTACACCATCAGCGACGATAAAGCGAAACTCAATCTGGAAGTAATTCACCAGTTTCTGAGTCAGGAAGCGTACTGGTGCAAGAATATCCCGATTGACATTGTGAAACGGTCGATCGATAATTCTCTTTGCTTCGGCGTCTATCTGGGTGACAGTCAGGTTGGGTTTGCCCGCGTGATTACCGACCAGGCCACCTTCGGCTATCTGGCCGATGTGTTCATACTACCCGAACACCGGGGTAAGGGTTTGTCGAAAGAGCTTGTCGCTTTCATTATGGCTTATCCACCATTGCAGGGGCTGCGCCGACTCATGCTGGTTACCTTTGATGCTCATGGCTTATATGAGCAATTTGGCTTCAAACCCATCGACATGCCCGAAAACACAATGTCTATTAAAGCTTTTACTGCCTACTAA